From the genome of Bacteroides sp. MSB163, one region includes:
- a CDS encoding alpha-glucuronidase: MKELFSLFLLLFCLLGPVSAEDGSRLWLRQSTDAHAQITAPRQSPTLNIAVRELKQAWKGLPVTLVLKKDKQLSSEGFRIRQVNGKLTVTSPSETGLLYAAYHLIRLQEMRNFGKPSETDLEITENPAYDLRILNHWDNLDRSIERGYAGKSLWNWEELPGTLSDRYEAYARANASIGINATVLNNVNASSKILSAEYLEKVKALADIFRPYGIKVYLSINFASPMQLGGLSTADPLDKDVIAWWKQKAKEIYRTIPDFGGFLVKANSEGQPGPCDFNRTHAEGANMLADALKPYKGIVMWRAFVYSPTDADRAKQAYLEFQPLDGQFRNNVIVQIKNGPVDFQPREPYSPLFGAMPRTPQMVEFQITQEYLGFSNHLAYLAPMWEEFFDFVKPSSLKAIAGVANIGTDTNWCGHPFAQANWYAFGRMAWNPSLTSETIAEEWLKQTFYNEELQMKNEEGLQTDSAANSSFLNLHSSLKQMMMESREAVVDYMMPLGLHHLFAWGHHYGPEPWCDVPGARPDWMPSYYHKADKQGIGFDRSHTGSNATAQYPDSLCRLYDDIRTCPDEYLLWFHHAPWGHTMQSGHTLWDELCYRYDHGVQQVRNFQKIWDLAENYIDAKRFKDVQSRLKIQARDAVWWKDACLLYFQEFSGMRTPYEVERPIHELDDLKQVKLPIDNHECPTPKMLNERR, translated from the coding sequence ATGAAAGAACTGTTCTCTTTATTCTTATTATTATTTTGTTTACTCGGACCCGTATCCGCTGAAGACGGCAGCCGCTTGTGGCTCCGGCAATCGACAGATGCCCACGCACAAATTACAGCGCCTCGCCAGTCTCCGACACTAAACATAGCCGTCCGTGAACTGAAACAGGCATGGAAAGGGCTCCCCGTTACGCTTGTACTGAAGAAAGACAAACAACTATCTTCTGAAGGCTTTCGTATACGACAAGTAAATGGAAAACTCACCGTCACTTCTCCCAGCGAAACGGGTTTGCTTTATGCTGCCTATCACCTGATCCGCCTGCAAGAAATGCGGAACTTTGGAAAGCCTTCGGAAACAGACTTGGAAATAACGGAGAACCCTGCCTATGACCTGCGTATTCTCAATCATTGGGATAACCTCGACCGCAGCATCGAGCGCGGTTATGCCGGCAAATCTCTTTGGAACTGGGAAGAACTGCCCGGCACACTCTCCGACAGATACGAAGCTTATGCGCGTGCCAATGCCTCCATCGGAATCAATGCAACGGTGCTGAACAATGTAAATGCTTCTTCTAAAATCCTTTCCGCCGAATATCTGGAAAAGGTAAAGGCTCTGGCAGACATATTCCGTCCTTACGGCATCAAGGTATATCTCTCTATCAACTTTGCCTCCCCCATGCAACTGGGCGGGCTTTCCACAGCCGATCCTTTGGACAAAGATGTCATCGCCTGGTGGAAGCAGAAAGCCAAAGAGATCTATCGCACCATTCCCGACTTCGGTGGCTTCCTGGTGAAAGCCAATTCCGAAGGACAGCCCGGCCCGTGCGACTTCAACCGTACACATGCCGAAGGCGCCAATATGCTGGCAGATGCATTGAAGCCCTATAAAGGCATCGTCATGTGGCGCGCTTTCGTCTACAGCCCAACGGATGCAGACCGCGCAAAGCAAGCCTATCTGGAATTCCAGCCTTTGGATGGACAATTCCGCAACAATGTCATCGTACAGATAAAGAACGGTCCGGTCGACTTCCAGCCTCGCGAACCGTATAGTCCTTTATTCGGCGCTATGCCCCGGACTCCGCAGATGGTCGAGTTCCAGATCACACAAGAATATCTGGGCTTCTCCAATCACCTTGCCTATCTTGCCCCGATGTGGGAAGAGTTCTTCGACTTTGTGAAGCCGTCTTCACTGAAAGCCATAGCAGGTGTCGCCAATATAGGTACGGATACAAACTGGTGCGGTCATCCTTTTGCCCAAGCCAACTGGTACGCTTTCGGGCGCATGGCCTGGAATCCTTCCTTGACATCGGAAACAATCGCAGAAGAATGGCTGAAACAGACCTTCTACAATGAAGAACTACAAATGAAGAATGAAGAAGGTTTGCAGACCGATAGCGCAGCCAATTCTTCATTCTTAAATCTTCATTCTTCATTAAAGCAAATGATGATGGAAAGCCGCGAGGCCGTGGTAGACTATATGATGCCACTCGGGCTGCATCACCTCTTTGCATGGGGACACCATTACGGCCCGGAACCTTGGTGCGACGTGCCCGGTGCACGCCCCGACTGGATGCCGTCTTACTATCATAAAGCAGACAAACAGGGGATAGGTTTCGATCGCAGTCATACGGGTAGCAATGCTACAGCCCAATATCCCGATTCGCTCTGCCGCCTTTACGATGACATCCGTACTTGTCCGGATGAGTATCTCTTGTGGTTCCATCATGCCCCCTGGGGGCACACCATGCAAAGCGGACATACTTTATGGGACGAACTTTGCTATCGCTACGATCATGGTGTACAGCAGGTAAGAAACTTTCAGAAGATATGGGACCTGGCCGAGAACTATATCGATGCGAAACGTTTCAAGGACGTACAGTCACGCCTGAAGATACAGGCACGTGATGCCGTATGGTGGAAAGATGCCTGTCTGCTATACTTCCAGGAATTTTCGGGTATGCGTACCCCTTACGAAGTGGAAAGACCAATACATGAATTGGATGATTTGAAACAAGTGAAGCTTCCTATCGACAATCATGAATGCCCGACACCGAAAATGCTGAATGAAAGAAGGTAA
- a CDS encoding Gfo/Idh/MocA family oxidoreductase gives MDTIKIGIIGTGWIAEKMAITLEGMEGVEAYAVSSRQLQTARDFANRWGFTRAYGSYEEMLDDEEVELVYIATPHSHHFEHARMSLLKGKAVLCEKAFTANARQAEELLNLAKEKELFITEAIWTRYMPLSQTINDLVNGGIIGHPMTLSANLGYPIGNRERLRQPALAGGALLDLGVYALNFASMVFGTDVERVTSTCVKTDTGVDAQNSITLTFKDGKIAVLHSSMLSMTDRQGIISGDKGHLIIENINNPQRIRVVTEDYKTAVVYNCPPQITGYEYQVYASMEALRNGWLESPYMPHAETLRIMRMMDDLRREWGVRYPADE, from the coding sequence ATGGATACTATCAAAATAGGTATTATAGGTACCGGGTGGATTGCCGAAAAGATGGCAATCACCCTCGAAGGAATGGAGGGAGTAGAAGCTTATGCAGTCTCTTCCCGCCAATTGCAGACTGCCCGTGACTTTGCCAACCGGTGGGGATTTACCCGTGCCTATGGTTCTTATGAAGAAATGCTGGATGATGAAGAGGTGGAGTTGGTATATATTGCCACTCCCCATTCCCACCATTTCGAACATGCACGTATGAGTCTGCTGAAAGGCAAAGCGGTTTTATGCGAAAAGGCATTCACCGCCAATGCCCGCCAAGCGGAGGAACTGCTGAATCTTGCCAAAGAAAAGGAACTCTTCATCACCGAAGCCATCTGGACACGTTACATGCCTCTATCGCAAACCATCAATGACCTTGTAAACGGTGGAATCATCGGACACCCCATGACGCTGTCCGCCAATCTGGGTTACCCAATCGGCAACCGTGAGCGCCTCCGCCAACCGGCACTGGCAGGCGGGGCTCTGCTCGACCTGGGAGTGTATGCACTGAACTTTGCTTCCATGGTTTTCGGGACGGACGTAGAGCGTGTCACCTCTACCTGCGTAAAGACCGATACCGGAGTAGATGCACAGAATAGTATCACTCTTACATTCAAGGATGGGAAAATCGCTGTACTGCACAGCAGTATGCTGAGTATGACCGACCGCCAAGGCATCATTTCCGGTGACAAAGGCCACTTGATCATTGAAAATATCAACAATCCGCAACGAATCAGGGTGGTAACGGAAGATTATAAGACGGCAGTTGTCTACAACTGTCCGCCACAAATCACCGGATATGAATATCAGGTATATGCATCCATGGAAGCTCTGAGGAATGGATGGCTCGAATCTCCCTATATGCCTCACGCCGAAACCCTGCGCATCATGCGCATGATGGATGACTTACGCCGCGAATGGGGAGTACGCTACCCCGCCGATGAATAA
- a CDS encoding glycoside hydrolase family 43 protein, which yields MKKEKRYLVPGDYMADPAVHVFNDRLYIYPSHDWESGIPENDNGDHFNMKDYHIFSTDDPMKGEITDHGLVLTTEDIPWAGRQLWDCDVAEKDGKYYMYFPLKDQNDIFRIGVAISDRPEGPFIPQPDPMRGSYSIDPAVLNDGDGNYYMYFGGLWGGQLQRYRDNKALESGATFPADNEPSIPARVARLSADMLQFAEEPKAVVILDENGQPLTAGDNERRFFEASWMHKYNGKYYFSYSTGDTHRLCYAIGDNPYGPFTYQGVILTPVVGWTTHHSIVEYRDKWYLFHHDSVPSGGRTWLRSLKVCELEYDANGKIVTIEGVD from the coding sequence ATGAAGAAAGAAAAAAGATACCTAGTACCCGGAGATTATATGGCAGACCCTGCCGTGCATGTGTTCAACGACCGCCTTTACATCTACCCTTCCCACGACTGGGAAAGCGGTATCCCCGAAAATGATAACGGCGACCATTTCAATATGAAAGACTACCACATCTTCTCTACCGATGACCCCATGAAAGGAGAAATCACAGACCATGGCCTGGTACTCACCACCGAAGATATCCCCTGGGCAGGACGCCAGCTTTGGGATTGCGACGTAGCTGAGAAAGACGGCAAGTATTATATGTATTTCCCCCTGAAAGACCAGAACGATATCTTCCGTATCGGCGTTGCCATCAGCGACCGTCCCGAAGGTCCGTTCATTCCTCAACCCGACCCGATGCGCGGAAGTTACAGTATAGACCCTGCCGTTCTGAATGATGGAGACGGTAACTATTATATGTACTTCGGTGGTCTGTGGGGTGGACAATTGCAACGCTATCGCGACAACAAAGCCCTGGAAAGCGGAGCTACTTTCCCCGCAGACAATGAACCGTCCATCCCCGCACGTGTTGCCCGCCTTAGCGCGGACATGCTACAATTCGCCGAGGAACCTAAAGCCGTAGTGATTCTGGACGAAAACGGGCAACCGCTGACAGCCGGAGACAACGAACGCCGTTTCTTCGAAGCAAGCTGGATGCACAAGTATAACGGAAAGTATTACTTCTCCTACTCTACCGGTGATACTCACCGCCTGTGCTACGCCATCGGTGACAATCCTTACGGTCCATTCACCTATCAGGGAGTAATCCTGACTCCGGTGGTAGGCTGGACTACCCACCACTCCATCGTGGAATACCGGGACAAATGGTATCTGTTCCATCACGACAGTGTGCCTTCCGGCGGACGCACCTGGTTGCGCAGCCTGAAAGTATGCGAACTGGAATACGACGCCAACGGAAAGATCGTCACCATTGAAGGAGTTGATTAA
- a CDS encoding endo-1,4-beta-xylanase, translating into MKLKYLALSVCAAAFISCNSDKPVAADPTLKNILGDKFLVGVAINSEQAAGRDTSAVDVVRRHFNSIVAENCMKSEVIHPEEDRYDFSLADEFVKFGEDNGMFIIGHCLVWHSQLSPWFCVDTEGKNVSPEILKERLKSHIHTIVGRYKGRIKGWDVVNEAIEGDGSYRRSKFYEILGEEYIPLAFQYAHEADPEAELYYNDYGMHEPGRRDAVVHMVNSLKEKGLRIDAVGMQGHMGLDYPSIGEYETSLLAFASTGAKVMITEWDMSALPTVNRGANIADKVAFEKALNPYPEALLDSVSNLWNARMKSFMELFIKHSDVITRVTAWGVSDGDSWKNDWPVPGRREYPLLFDRNYQPKPFLKEILEPRVAKFYEFSYSIDNSMQRDSAANCQLSIVNCQLQNPVLPGCYPDPSICRVGNDYYMVNSSFAFYPGVPIWHSTDLTNWEQLGYVLNRPSQLPMYDGLRISGGIYAPDIKYNPHNGLFYLITTAVDGGGNFFVTTDDPKKGNWSDPTFLPEVGGIDPGFLFDEDGKAYIVNNDGPAGKPEYDGHRAIWIREFDWKNGCTVGKQKMIIDGGVDKTQHPSWIEGPHLYHINGTYYLMAAEGGTGPNHSEVIFTSASPFGPFKPCAINPILTQRGLPGDRPNPVTCVGHADLVETPDGDWYAVFLGVRPYRNGHDVMGRETFMLPVTWKENQPIILPEGDVITYTADRSCDPAPLWTANGLAKEAFFIRTPLVPRYNINSKGQLEMTASSTDLNQKRQPAAIGRWINNWTFTAQTGLDFVPQQPKDFAGIICFHDDNCYIRFGKTLDKDGKPVMLLETYSHGRLCSQAGSPLTRTDGKVYLKVEGDNAVNYTFCYSTSPKGNWTQVGEPVSADLISTQTAGGFTGTMVGIYATGNYTN; encoded by the coding sequence ATGAAATTAAAGTATTTAGCATTATCAGTCTGCGCCGCCGCATTTATATCTTGCAATAGCGACAAACCTGTTGCGGCAGACCCGACTCTAAAAAACATTCTCGGCGATAAATTCCTCGTTGGTGTCGCCATTAATTCCGAACAGGCTGCGGGTCGCGACACCAGCGCAGTCGATGTAGTGCGCCGCCACTTCAACTCTATTGTGGCCGAAAACTGCATGAAGAGTGAAGTGATACACCCGGAAGAAGATAGATATGACTTTAGCCTGGCAGACGAATTCGTTAAGTTCGGCGAGGATAACGGAATGTTCATCATCGGGCATTGCCTGGTGTGGCATTCCCAGCTCTCACCTTGGTTCTGCGTAGATACCGAAGGAAAGAATGTTTCACCCGAAATCCTGAAAGAGCGGCTGAAAAGCCATATCCATACCATCGTGGGCCGATATAAAGGTCGCATTAAAGGCTGGGATGTAGTAAACGAAGCTATTGAAGGAGACGGAAGTTACCGCCGGAGCAAGTTCTACGAGATACTGGGAGAAGAATATATCCCGCTGGCTTTCCAATATGCACATGAGGCAGATCCGGAAGCGGAACTCTACTACAACGACTACGGTATGCACGAACCGGGACGCCGAGACGCAGTGGTGCATATGGTCAATTCACTCAAAGAAAAAGGATTGCGCATAGATGCTGTAGGTATGCAGGGACACATGGGATTGGATTACCCAAGCATAGGCGAATATGAAACCAGCCTTCTCGCCTTTGCCTCCACAGGTGCAAAAGTGATGATAACGGAATGGGACATGAGTGCTTTGCCAACCGTAAACCGCGGAGCAAATATTGCCGACAAAGTAGCCTTTGAGAAAGCCTTGAACCCCTATCCCGAAGCTCTGCTGGATAGTGTTTCCAATCTATGGAATGCACGTATGAAATCGTTCATGGAACTTTTCATAAAGCACTCAGACGTCATTACACGCGTAACCGCCTGGGGAGTATCGGACGGCGACTCCTGGAAGAATGACTGGCCCGTACCGGGAAGACGGGAATATCCCCTACTCTTCGACCGTAACTATCAGCCCAAGCCCTTCCTGAAAGAAATTCTGGAACCAAGAGTAGCTAAATTCTACGAATTCAGCTACTCAATTGACAATTCTATGCAGCGTGACAGCGCAGCCAATTGTCAACTGTCAATTGTCAATTGTCAATTGCAAAACCCCGTTTTACCGGGTTGTTACCCTGACCCGAGCATCTGCCGCGTGGGAAACGACTATTATATGGTCAACTCCTCTTTCGCCTTCTACCCCGGCGTACCCATCTGGCACAGCACAGACCTGACGAACTGGGAACAACTGGGCTACGTTCTCAACCGCCCCTCACAGTTGCCTATGTACGACGGACTGCGCATCAGCGGCGGTATCTATGCTCCGGACATCAAATACAATCCTCACAACGGACTGTTCTATCTGATCACCACAGCCGTAGATGGTGGCGGCAACTTCTTCGTCACCACCGATGATCCGAAGAAAGGAAACTGGAGTGATCCCACTTTCCTGCCCGAAGTGGGCGGCATCGACCCCGGATTTCTCTTCGACGAAGACGGGAAAGCATACATTGTGAACAATGACGGTCCGGCAGGAAAGCCCGAATATGACGGTCACCGCGCTATCTGGATACGCGAATTCGACTGGAAAAACGGTTGTACCGTAGGAAAACAGAAGATGATTATTGACGGGGGTGTAGACAAAACCCAGCATCCCAGCTGGATAGAAGGTCCACACCTCTACCACATCAACGGTACATACTACCTGATGGCTGCCGAAGGTGGAACAGGCCCCAACCACTCGGAAGTGATCTTCACCTCCGCGTCTCCGTTCGGTCCTTTCAAACCTTGTGCCATCAACCCGATATTGACGCAACGCGGCTTGCCGGGCGACCGCCCCAATCCGGTTACCTGCGTCGGTCATGCCGATCTGGTGGAAACTCCCGATGGCGACTGGTATGCTGTCTTCCTCGGTGTCCGCCCCTATCGCAACGGTCACGACGTGATGGGACGCGAGACTTTCATGCTCCCGGTGACCTGGAAAGAGAATCAACCCATTATCCTTCCCGAGGGTGACGTCATCACTTATACCGCCGACCGCTCCTGCGATCCCGCCCCACTATGGACAGCAAACGGACTGGCTAAAGAAGCATTCTTTATCCGCACTCCACTGGTGCCCCGCTACAATATAAACAGCAAAGGGCAGTTGGAAATGACCGCCAGCAGTACTGATCTTAACCAAAAGCGTCAGCCCGCCGCCATCGGTCGCTGGATTAACAATTGGACATTCACAGCTCAGACCGGCTTGGACTTCGTGCCACAACAACCGAAGGATTTCGCAGGCATCATCTGTTTCCATGATGATAATTGCTATATTCGCTTCGGAAAGACACTGGACAAAGACGGCAAACCCGTCATGCTTCTGGAAACATACAGCCATGGCAGACTGTGCAGCCAGGCCGGCAGCCCGCTAACCCGGACAGATGGGAAAGTATATCTGAAAGTAGAAGGAGATAATGCAGTAAACTATACCTTCTGCTACTCTACCAGTCCTAAAGGTAACTGGACGCAAGTGGGCGAACCCGTCTCCGCCGACCTGATAAGCACGCAGACAGCCGGAGGTTTCACCGGAACTATGGTCGGCATTTACGCCACAGGAAACTATACGAATTAA